The Nitrospira sp. KM1 genome includes a window with the following:
- a CDS encoding HEAT repeat domain-containing protein, whose translation MLRLRRYIPAIGLVAGCSCIAMVLSLPVIAADQPKILKDIQGLYEKQEYQHALEELSKLESSRAMMPEAQRLKVRLLVKTGKPKEALEEYDKLEMSQRREEQPLLNEIALSLILVLTKDMRDQMRGAAYTALKEINSDKMVPYFEDGLSDGSGPVRVLAVEGLGRLEAGLRSKRLRTAVDDQAGLVKARVVKVLGKSGDQSVIPLIEAATKDELATVRIAAYGALMRLGRPNAWEPLRNAMGAPNPEDQAEAIRTIADLRDQRGTSMMAELLTYKQPSVRAAAARGLGHLRRSEHRKAIEHLLKDPIPAVRESAAAALADLGDKESVAAISGSLSDKAFSVRAAAVAALLQLGQPYGSVAHSVRDLAQANDPAARSSAAFALGKANGENAGGAVGVLANLASDPLPGPKIVALRSMGHVGNRDILPLLKDALHDSNEAVSATAAGAFLHHTMTGSK comes from the coding sequence ATGCTCAGACTGAGACGATATATCCCTGCTATCGGCCTGGTTGCGGGGTGCTCCTGTATAGCAATGGTGCTTTCGTTACCCGTGATCGCCGCGGATCAGCCCAAGATTTTGAAAGACATTCAGGGGTTGTACGAGAAGCAAGAGTATCAACATGCTCTGGAAGAGCTTTCCAAGTTGGAATCCAGCCGCGCGATGATGCCGGAGGCCCAACGTTTGAAGGTCCGTCTTCTGGTGAAAACTGGGAAGCCCAAAGAAGCGTTGGAAGAGTATGACAAGCTTGAAATGTCTCAGAGGCGTGAAGAGCAGCCTCTTCTGAACGAAATCGCTCTGAGTCTCATCCTCGTCTTGACGAAGGACATGCGGGATCAAATGCGCGGAGCCGCGTATACTGCCCTCAAGGAAATCAATTCGGACAAGATGGTTCCGTATTTCGAAGACGGCCTGAGCGATGGTTCCGGGCCGGTTCGGGTTCTGGCCGTGGAAGGTCTCGGTCGTTTGGAGGCCGGTCTCCGCTCAAAGAGACTCCGAACTGCCGTTGACGATCAGGCGGGATTGGTGAAGGCTCGTGTGGTGAAAGTTCTGGGAAAGTCCGGCGATCAATCCGTCATTCCGCTCATCGAAGCGGCGACGAAGGACGAACTCGCCACGGTGCGCATCGCGGCGTATGGAGCTCTGATGAGGCTCGGCCGCCCCAACGCGTGGGAGCCGCTCCGCAACGCGATGGGGGCGCCGAATCCCGAGGATCAGGCTGAGGCGATCCGCACGATTGCGGATCTTCGAGATCAGCGCGGGACTTCCATGATGGCGGAACTCCTCACGTACAAACAACCATCCGTCCGTGCCGCGGCAGCCAGAGGACTCGGACACCTACGTCGGAGTGAACATCGAAAGGCTATCGAGCATTTGCTGAAAGATCCTATCCCAGCCGTCAGAGAATCAGCAGCTGCCGCGCTCGCCGATCTTGGGGACAAAGAATCGGTCGCCGCGATATCAGGGTCGCTTTCCGATAAGGCGTTCAGTGTCAGGGCGGCGGCGGTCGCTGCGCTCTTGCAACTCGGCCAGCCGTATGGTTCGGTCGCTCATTCTGTTCGGGATTTAGCCCAAGCTAATGATCCGGCGGCCCGGTCATCCGCTGCCTTTGCACTGGGAAAAGCCAATGGAGAAAATGCAGGCGGGGCGGTCGGGGTGTTGGCTAATCTCGCCTCCGATCCTCTTCCAGGACCGAAAATTGTTGCGCTTCGATCGATGGGCCACGTCGGGAATCGCGATATTCTTCCGCTACTTAAGGACGCGCTTCACGATTCAAACGAGGCAGTGAGTGCGACGGCGGCTGGCGCATTCCTTCACCACACCATGACCGGATCCAAATAA